Part of the Sinorhizobium sp. BG8 genome, TAGAAGATGCCGGCCCCTGAACCGCTGCTGCCAGCCTGGCCGCGCAGCTTGACGCCCCTGCCGACATCCAGGTTGATCGTCGCCTCGGCACCGCCGTTCTCGGGATCCTGGGTCACCTCCAGGTAGGTGCGCTTGTTGAGGTACTTGCCCGCCGTGACCTGGGCGCGCCCTTCCGCGTCGGTGGAGATATCCAGATCGTCAACGCCGAGCTTGCTTCTGAGGCTGCTGAAGAGGCCCCCGGAAGGTCCGCCGGCGAGCTGGCTCGCGGCGGCGGCGAGCTGCGCGATCTGAACGGCCGACAGGTTCGACATCGACCGGTTGAAGATCAGCTGCGCCAGGACCTCGTCCTGCGGCAGCGCTGGCGACGAGGAAAACTCGACCGTCGGGCTGTTGGCCTGCCCCGCAACCGTGACCGTGATCGTGGTCGAGCCGGCGGTGGATGTGGCAACGAGGTTCAGCGTGGGGATGAGCCCGCCTCCGAAGCTGATCGTGCCGCTGGTGAAATCCAGGCGCCTCGCCAGGATCTCCAGCCGGCCCCGCTTGAGCGTGAACGCGCCCGACACAGACGGATTGGAAGTGTTGCCGCGGATGGTAAGGTCACCGCCAAGTTCGGCATCCACTCCACGGCCGCGCACGAAGATCTGGCGGGGCGCACTGATCTTGAGATCGAGGCCGACGCCGCGACCCTCGGCATCGCCGCCGCCGCTGACCTGCTCGAGAGCCTTCACCATTGCGAGCACCGCAGGCGGCGCATTCCTGTGCCTGATGTCGATTTCGGAAAGTGATGCCGGCAATTTCTCGGGAATGGTGATGCCGGCCCGCCTGATCCGTACCTCGCCGCCGATCACGAGCCCGGTAAGGATCGGCCCCTTCAGCGTCAGGTCACCAGCGACATTGGCGGTAACCAGCGTTCCGTCGACATAGGTGAGATCGGTGAGAGTGACGGCGACATTGGCCGGATAGCCGGAGCCCGGAGCAATGCCCACGGTACCGGTAGCCGAGATCCTTCCCCCGGTCGCGAGCCTTCCGCTCAGTTGCTGGATCGTCGCCTGCCTGCCGTCGAGCGAGACGCGCGCGGTCAGATCGTTGACCGCAAGATTGCGCCTGACGTCGACCAACCTGCCCCCTGATGTGGAAATGGTACCGGCGATGACCGGGCTCTTCGCCGCGCCCGAGATCGACAGGTCGATGACGGCATTGCCCGTCAGCGAGAAGCCCTGCGCGGCGAGCCTGTCCCGGATCAGATCGAAGGGCACGGTTCCCGCAAGTTTCAGCGACAGCGGCATGTTGCCCGTCACCCCGACGGTGCCGCCGCCCTTGAAGGACAGGCCGCTGCCCGAAAGCGTGAGGTCCAGCCTCACCTGGTTGTTCGCGAAACCGCCCTGCGCGCCGATCTGAAGCGGACCGACACCGGCCGCCGCCGTCTGGCTGGTGCGGGCGCCCTGCCATTGAAGCTGGTAAGCGACGTTGGGTTGGGCCGGAGTTCCCTTGACCGTGACCGTCCCGCCGATCGTGCCCTCGGCACCGAGACCGGCTGAGAAGGTGTTGGCAAGACTTGCCGGAAGTGACGTCAGCTTCGCGGCGAGGTTAAGCGAGTGACCTGCCGCGCCGCTGACGGCGATCGTGCCATTGCCTGCGCCGATCGTGATTCCGTCGAGCGCGAGGTCCCCGCCACGCAGGGTGAAGGTCGTCGGCTTCGACAGCCGGATTGGGACCCGCCTCGGGGAAGCCTCGAAGGAAGCAAGCGAAATGCGGAGCTGATCGCCGGCCTGTTGGACTGTCCCGCGCGTGAGAAGGGGCGCACCATCGTATTGGCCGGCCACGTCGAAGATCGTTTCGTTGCCTTCACGCGTAAACGTCGCCTTGAGACGCTCGAGGCGGTTGCTCCCGGAGACTATCGAATCGGTACGCACTTCGCCCGAGATCGCAGCAGTCTGAAGATCGGCTATGCGAAGGTCGATCGACGGATTGACGACCTTCAGGGCGTCGCGGCTGATCCCCTTGCCCGATGCCTTTATCGTAAGCGCGGTCTTTCCATTAGTGTTCTCGATCACGGCGGAGCCCGCGAGGTCACCACTTGCCCTTTGCCCGGCCATTGCCGCGAGCAGTCCGATATCGGGAAACTCGAAAGTGACGTTGCCGACCGGCAGGTAGTCGGCGCCAAGCGTCACCGCACCCTTCAATATGTTCGGTCCGACCTTCGCCTCGAGGACCGGAATGGAGATCCTGCCATCCTGCGACACCACATCCGACTTGATGTTGATCGCCTGCCCGTCGAGCGCACCGGTTGCCGTCAGAGTGCCGGAGGGACTCTTGGGATCGGCCTTTCCATCTACGGTGAGAACAAGATCGCTGAGCGTTCGGCCGGCGAGCTTCGCGCCGCTCGATACCACCTGAGCCTTTACGCCGAGGGCAGCGAGCGGACCTGTCGCCGTGGCTTCGAAGGTGGCCTTGCCCTCTGCATCTGCAAGCAGCTTGCCAAGCGCGGGCAGCGTTCCCGAGACGCTTGCCTCCAAATTTCCGTTGGCGAGCTTCGCCGAGCCGGAGGCATCGAGCGTGCCGGACTTGAGCCTGGCGGCCGACACCTCGATGGCGCCGTCTTGAGCACGCTTCAGCCTGCCCTCCAGGGACACCGGCGTGTCGAACTTCGATGCGACCGCGGCCGGAAGCGCCTCAGCCGGCGCCGTCAGCTCGAAGGTAACGTCCGCGACGCCTGTCGGGGAGCGAAGGACCCGCTCGCCTTGGCGTTGGCGCCGGCGCTCGCGAGCGCGACCTCGTCGAATCCGATCAGTGACGGCTGCACGGAGAGGTTGGCGTCCAGCGTTACCGGCCCGGGCAGCACACGCGCGAGATCCGCGTTGACGAACTGCGTCTCGCCTACCTTGACGGACGCGGTCACCTGACCGCTTTGCTCGAGTATGTTGAAGGATGCGCTTTCAACCGCGAGCTCGGCATTTGCGATGCTGCCCTGCGGGAAAGCGGCGGAGGCGAGCTTCGCCGCGATGCTAAGCCTCGCGGACTGCATCTTCCCGACCATCGAGAGGTTAGCCGACTCGATGGCAAGGCTGGCCTCTTTGCCGTCGACCGGAAACTTCAAGTCGATCGGGCCGCCGGCCCGCGACAGATAGGCCCTGAGGTCGCTTTCGCCGGACGCGCTGAACGTGCCGGAGACCTCTGCCTCGGCAATGCCCGCGTCTATTGTCATGTGGTCGAAATTGACCGCGCCGTCGCGGATGGCGATCGACGTGGCCTCGGTGAGCCTCAGGGGATAGCCCTTGACGGTGGCTTCGAGACGACTGAGCGCCACAGTGGTCACGCCCTGAAGCTGCGACACGCTGCCTTCCGTTGCGAGCGGCGCATTCTCATAGCGCCCGGAGACCTTGAAGCCGGTCACGTCGCCCTGGTGGTTGAACTCCACGACGGGTCCCTGGAGATCGTTTTCCCCCGCAGTCACGCCGTCTGCCCGGATGATCCCGGTCGCCGCAAGGGCCCGAAGGTCCTCCACGGTCACGTCGATGACGGGCTTTGTCACGGTCACGTTATCGCGCGCGAGGTTGGAGCCCGTGGCATTGAGCACGAGGCCGGTCCTGCCCTCGGCGCGGGCAAAGGTGACCGTGCCGGCAAGATCGCCGGTCGCGGATTGTCCTGCGAGCGATGCCAGAAGCCCGACGTCGGGGAAGGCGAACTGCAGGGTTCCGTCGGGCATGAAATCGGCGCCGAGCGCAAGTGCGCCCTTCACCGTGTTGGTGCCGATCGTGGCCTCCACGACGGGCATCGAGATCTGCCCGGAGCTGGAGGTGACACTGGAGCGAAGGTTGATCTGCTGGCCGTCCAATTCACCGGAGACCGACACTTCTCCCGCCGGGCTGCTGCGATCGGCCTTGCCGTCGATGTCGATTGCGAGATTGGCGAGCGTCCGTCCGGCAAGGGCGACGCCTGCGGAACGGACCGCACCCTTCACCTGTGGTGCGTCGAGGTTTCCTGCCGCCGAAATGTCGAAGCTGGCCGCACCCTTCGCCTGCGGAAGGAAACGGTCGATCTCAGGCACCTGCCCCGACAGGGCGGCATCGAGCACGCCACCCTTGAGGGACACGCGCCCCGCGGCCTCCAGCGCATCGGACTTCAGCTGGAAATCCTGCAGATCGATGGCGCCTTCGCTGGACGCCGTCACGCGGCCTTCGGCGGAGATCGTCGTGCCGAACTTGGCCGAAAGGTTCTCCGGCAGCACGGCCGGGAGCGCGAACAGCTTGAAGGTTGCATCGGTCGCTCCCGTCCACAGGTCGTGGCGGCCCGTGATCGTACCGCCGAGCGTGGTGCTTTCGATCGTGACGGGCTCGAACAGGATCTGTTCCGGCGCGATTGCCAGAGTGGCGGCGATTTTCGCCGGTCCCTTGATCGCCCGGTTGACGTCTTCGCTGTTGAAGGCTGTCGCTCCGGTTTCGGCCAGCACGTTCACCGTGCCGCTGCGCTTTGCGAGATCGAATGCCGGGCTTCTGGCCGAGAGCCTGACGTCTTCGACCCGGCCCTGAGGAACCTCGACGGACAGTACGGTCGCGGCGACATCGAGCGCACTGGCGTCCGCCGGTCCCGTCAGCGAGACGGTTGCACCGTCGATCACGAACCTTGCCTCGCCGCCCGAGAGCGGCAGGCGGAGGTCTATCGGCTGCGTCGTGCCGGAGAGCGCCACATCGAGATCGTTCGCCCCCTTCACACTCGCCGTTCCGCTTGCCTTGAGGGTGAAGGCGCCGGTCGATATGTCGCCCTTCTCGATGCGCAGCAGGTCGGTCCCCTCGAACGCGGCAACGACATCGATCGCCGTCGTGCCGGCCATGAGTGAGCGCAACTGAGGCGGCATCAGGCCTTCGAAGGCGCCACCCCCGTGGAGCGAGATCGTGTGGAGGCCGGCCGTGGAAAGGTCGTGGCGTCCATCGAGCGAGAGGACCTCCTGGCCGTCGAGACCCGCCGAAAGCCGTCCGCCCCATGCAGAGAGAGGCCCCTCACCCTTGAGACGAATACCGACGGCGGGTTCGCCGGGAAGGCGCAAGAGGGTCGCCAGAATACCGCCCCGGGGTTCGGCGATGTCCGCATCGAGCCGCAACTCGTTGCCGGCGGGATTGAAGAGAATGTCCGCGTTCACGCGGGCGTCGGGCCGGGCCTGCTCGGAGAGGGCGACCTTCAGTGCGACGTAGTTCGCACCGGCGCTGCCGCTGCCGGAGAGCCGCAGCTCCTGCTCCCTGCCGAGGACACTCTCGCCGATGAGGATTTTCGGCATGTCGACACTGCCGACGCGCACCTCGACGGGAAGCGAGAAGGGCTTGCCGGAAGATGAGGACGCGGACGCCTCTGCCACGGGTTCCGGCAGGCGCAGCAGCGAGACGGAGCCGGCCGAGACCAACTGAGCCTTGAATTCGAGGAACGCCAGGGACAGCGGCGACCAGTCGACCGCGACATCCCGGACCTCGGCATAGGTTCCCTTGCGGTCGCCGAGAACGGCCGAACCGATCCTCAGCCTGCCGGTGAGGAGACCCGAAGGATCCCCAAGCACGACGGTGCGCTCCGGGGTGGAGATGAGCTTCTCCACATAGGACATCGCCATGCGGGCGCCGGAATCGGTGAAGCCGACGAAGGCCACAGCAGCGAGCAGGAGCACCACGCAAAGCGCCAGTCCGTAAAGCGCGATGCGAAAGAGACGGCCGAGAATGCGGAGCAAGACAGTCATTATTCTCCCTTAGCGTATCAACGCCGCTGAAGGAACGCCCGATGGCCGTTCCGGTGGGTCTGGCCGCCTGTCCGCCGACCCCACTTGGTACCCGCCGCGTCAGAAAGACTGGCCGATGCCCGCATAGATCCCATAGGACTCGCCGCCGTCATAGCGATTGAGCGGCACGGCCACATCCAGCCGGATCGGACCGAACGGTGTCGCGTATCTCAGTCCGAGACCAGCACCCGCGCGGATGTCGTCGAAGTCCGGAACCTCGTCGCGCGAAACCGTCCCCGCGTCCAGGAAGGGAACGATGCCAATCTTGTCAGTGACGTTGAATCGCGCCTCGGCGGAAACCTGCACATAGGAACGGCCGCCGAGAAGATCGCCGTCGCGATTGCGCGGCGAGATGTCCTGGTATCCGTAACCGCGCACGGATCCGCCCCCACCGAGGTAGAAACGCCGGGTCGCCGGAATATCGGAAAGCTGGCTGGCCCCGACGATCGTGCCTGCGGTGATTTCGCCCGCCAGCACCAGACGGTTACTCTCGCCTACGGCCTGGTAGGTCGAAAACGCCGTCTCGAAGCTGGAGAAGGTGGTGCCGCGATCCGCCTCGTAGCTCGGTTTGGCGTTGATCATCGCGCGGTAGCCCTTGGTGGGGTTCAGCTTGTCGTCGCGCGTGTCCCGCACATACTCGATGGGAAGGCTGTAGGTGAGGTACCGGTTGTTTCCGAAGGCATCGTCGATCTTGGCCCAGGAGATCTCGCCGCCGAACGTCAGCGTGTCGTAGTCCGAGAGCTCGAAGACCGCGCCGACGGCACCGGTCACCGTCTGGGCATAGTAGGCGTCCGGATCGAGGATCGCCGCCTTGACGCTTGCGGTGAAGGTGGAAGCAGGGCCGAATGCGCCCGGCTTCGCGAAGAGGATGCCCGTCGAATAGTCGAGGTCGCCAATGCTGCCTTCGCCCAACCGGTTCACGGATCCCTCGATCCGCAGCGATTCTGCCTCGCCGAACAGGTTCCGGTGCCCCCAGTATCCCTGCACGCCGAAGCCGTCCGTGGTGGAAAACTGCGCACCTGCTCCGAAGTAGCGATGCTTGCCCTCGGACACTTCGATCGTCATCGGAAGCGAGCCGTCCGGCGCCAGATGATCGGCCTGGCGGATGGTGATGCTCGAGAAGACCCCGAGCCGGCGCAACCGGTCGGATGCCTTGGTGAGGGCTTCGGGCGAATAGGGCTGGCCGGCGATCAGCCGCGAATACATCTTCACGAATTCGGGATTGACGCTCTTCGTGCCGGTGACGCTGACCTCACCGATCGGCGCGACCGGTCCGCCTTCCGCGCTGATGACCACGTCCACCGTGTTGGTCGCATGGTCGGCGGTGGCCTTCCGGTCGGTGAGCTTGGCAAGCGGCCGGCCTTGCGCCTTGAGATCATTCACGATGCGCTCGCCGGCCTTGAGGATGATGGTCGAATCGGCACGCGCACCCTTGACCATGCCGTAGTCAGCCGGCGTTCGCCCCTCGGCATCGCCGTTCAAAGTGACCTGGTCGAAGGTGAAGACCGGTCCAGGCGTCACGCGGACGGTGACCGGGATGTCCTGTTTCATGCCGAAATCGGGGTCCGGCGGCAGCGAATCGATCGCGCCGCCCTTGATCGACACATCCACGACGCCGCCGTAGCGCGCGTTTTCGTAGAGCGCCGCAAGAATGCGGTCGCGGTCGTCGCGCGCCTTGATGACAAGACCGAGGCCGCCCGAAACCGGCTTGGTCTCGTCCTGCTTGAGGTTGGAGGCCGTCTCGATGGCTTTCTTCAGGTCCTCGTCGTCGCCGCCGACCTCGAGCGTCAGCTTGTAGGTCACCGGATCGATGACGCTGTCGACATCCTCCTCATCCTCGAAGAACTTCATTCCGAAGATCTCGAAGGCGAGAGCGGGCCTGGCAATGAAGGGGGTGCACAGGAGCGCTGCAGCGACCGCAAAAACGGTGCCAGCTCTCAGATACGCAGAACTCCATTCCGGCCGGTTCACGACTTCCCGCAGCTTTCGATCGCCTTTCCGTTCCCGTGCGGGGCTGTTTCCGGCAACGATCCGGAGCGCCACACTGACTTCGTTGAAACCGTCTGACCTTCATGGCCGTTCGGTTTCAGGCTGGATTGGACCCTAACGCGTTAGGTTTTCCGTAAGATTAACGGCGGTTTTACACAGGTCGATCGGGAATTTGAAGCCGCAAAGGCGAATTTGTTGCGCCCTGTGAACTATCCCGGAAGCTGTAATGGAAACCGGCAAAGAAAAACCCCGGGTAGGTGTCCATCCCGGGGTTCGAAAATCGAAGCGAGTTTTCGCGCAGGTCTCAGCAATCGTCGATGTAACGGCGACCGTAGCGGTCACGATAGTAGCACTGACCGGGCTGATCCGCGACGTGGCCGATAACGGCTCCGCTCAGGCCACCGATGGCGGCACCCACTGCGGCCCCACGAACGTTGCCCGTGACAGCGCCACCGATAATGGCGCCAGAGGCCGCGCCGATGCCGGCGCCCTTTTCTGTCGCTGTGCAGCTTGCGGCAGCAAGGCCGGCCAGCACGAGCACTATGGCTTTCTTCATCAATCTCTCTCCAAAGTTGAGCGGCTGCGGAGCAGTTTACGCCCCGCCTTTCCACGTTCGTGAACCGGCACAGACCAGTTCACGCGCGTCAGCAATGTCGCCGCTAAGAGAAAATAAAGTTGAAAATACGGAAGTCTATGGGGGGCAACAGTATTTTTTTGAACGTCGGATGAGCATGTCTTCCGCAACGTCTGTGCGGCTCCATCTTCCGCCCGTCGAAAAATTTTGCCCCGTCGGTCAAGAAGCCGGTTGATCAGCGGTTGAAAAAGACAAATGATGCGGGAAGCACAAGCCCGGCCTTTCCGAAGCAGACAAGATTGCCGACCAGTGCTGTACGGAGGAGGAACGTACTGAAGCTTTCGATCAGTGAACCTGAGCCAAGC contains:
- a CDS encoding translocation/assembly module TamB domain-containing protein; this encodes MSLEGRLKRAQDGAIEVSAARLKSGTLDASGSAKLANGNLEASVSGTLPALGKLLADAEGKATFEATATGPLAALGVKAQVVSSGAKLAGRTLSDLVLTVDGKADPKSPSGTLTATGALDGQAINIKSDVVSQDGRISIPVLEAKVGPNILKGAVTLGADYLPVGNVTFEFPDIGLLAAMAGQRASGDLAGSAVIENTNGKTALTIKASGKGISRDALKVVNPSIDLRIADLQTAAISGEVRTDSIVSGSNRLERLKATFTREGNETIFDVAGQYDGAPLLTRGTVQQAGDQLRISLASFEASPRRVPIRLSKPTTFTLRGGDLALDGITIGAGNGTIAVSGAAGHSLNLAAKLTSLPASLANTFSAGLGAEGTIGGTVTVKGTPAQPNVAYQLQWQGARTSQTAAAGVGPLQIGAQGGFANNQVRLDLTLSGSGLSFKGGGTVGVTGNMPLSLKLAGTVPFDLIRDRLAAQGFSLTGNAVIDLSISGAAKSPVIAGTISTSGGRLVDVRRNLAVNDLTARVSLDGRQATIQQLSGRLATGGRISATGTVGIAPGSGYPANVAVTLTDLTYVDGTLVTANVAGDLTLKGPILTGLVIGGEVRIRRAGITIPEKLPASLSEIDIRHRNAPPAVLAMVKALEQVSGGGDAEGRGVGLDLKISAPRQIFVRGRGVDAELGGDLTIRGNTSNPSVSGAFTLKRGRLEILARRLDFTSGTISFGGGLIPTLNLVATSTAGSTTITVTVAGQANSPTVEFSSSPALPQDEVLAQLIFNRSMSNLSAVQIAQLAAAASQLAGGPSGGLFSSLRSKLGVDDLDISTDAEGRAQVTAGKYLNKRTYLEVTQDPENGGAEATINLDVGRGVKLRGQAGSSGSGAGIFYEREY
- a CDS encoding autotransporter assembly complex family protein; translation: MKFFEDEEDVDSVIDPVTYKLTLEVGGDDEDLKKAIETASNLKQDETKPVSGGLGLVIKARDDRDRILAALYENARYGGVVDVSIKGGAIDSLPPDPDFGMKQDIPVTVRVTPGPVFTFDQVTLNGDAEGRTPADYGMVKGARADSTIILKAGERIVNDLKAQGRPLAKLTDRKATADHATNTVDVVISAEGGPVAPIGEVSVTGTKSVNPEFVKMYSRLIAGQPYSPEALTKASDRLRRLGVFSSITIRQADHLAPDGSLPMTIEVSEGKHRYFGAGAQFSTTDGFGVQGYWGHRNLFGEAESLRIEGSVNRLGEGSIGDLDYSTGILFAKPGAFGPASTFTASVKAAILDPDAYYAQTVTGAVGAVFELSDYDTLTFGGEISWAKIDDAFGNNRYLTYSLPIEYVRDTRDDKLNPTKGYRAMINAKPSYEADRGTTFSSFETAFSTYQAVGESNRLVLAGEITAGTIVGASQLSDIPATRRFYLGGGGSVRGYGYQDISPRNRDGDLLGGRSYVQVSAEARFNVTDKIGIVPFLDAGTVSRDEVPDFDDIRAGAGLGLRYATPFGPIRLDVAVPLNRYDGGESYGIYAGIGQSF
- a CDS encoding glycine zipper domain-containing protein, giving the protein MKKAIVLVLAGLAAASCTATEKGAGIGAASGAIIGGAVTGNVRGAAVGAAIGGLSGAVIGHVADQPGQCYYRDRYGRRYIDDC